A DNA window from Deltaproteobacteria bacterium contains the following coding sequences:
- a CDS encoding homoserine O-acetyltransferase → MSRHPDVPTISIAMGGSVSYDPPDANEARFTAQTVVVKRVFTLPEFELESGSVLRNVQIGYETYGHLNAKRDNAILIAHYFTGTSHAAGRYHESDVEPGYWDSIIGPGKAIDTDRFFVIAVDCISNINTGNPMVFTTGPLSINHETGKPYLGDFPLVTIGDFVRSQYALCRYLELPSLFAVAGPSMGSMQALEWAARFPDYVRRVIGVIGGGLHTEPYLIGLLRQWCAPIYLDPKFKNGFYDPLNPPQAGLAAAFELVTLTALSPQWANRAFARRAASSDTPPENHLANMFSVENALAVTAQSRAQIADANSFLRIAKAVQLFDLTPLKDRLKARILWIPAKCDLLLFPEYAERGITSLRELGLEVNTHLLETEGGHLDGLGEIKAASAEISKFLAY, encoded by the coding sequence ATGTCACGTCACCCAGATGTTCCGACCATTTCAATCGCCATGGGCGGATCGGTCTCATACGATCCCCCCGACGCAAATGAAGCCCGCTTCACTGCGCAAACCGTAGTGGTAAAACGAGTTTTTACTCTACCTGAGTTTGAACTAGAATCCGGAAGCGTCCTGAGGAACGTTCAAATCGGCTATGAGACCTACGGTCATTTGAATGCTAAACGCGACAATGCGATTTTAATCGCGCACTATTTCACCGGCACCTCGCACGCGGCCGGCCGCTATCACGAATCCGACGTGGAGCCCGGCTATTGGGATTCGATTATTGGACCCGGAAAAGCCATCGATACTGACCGCTTCTTCGTCATTGCAGTGGATTGCATTTCGAACATCAACACTGGAAATCCCATGGTGTTTACGACTGGTCCGCTGTCGATCAATCACGAAACCGGGAAGCCCTATCTTGGAGATTTTCCACTCGTCACGATCGGTGACTTCGTACGTTCGCAGTATGCTCTTTGCCGCTACCTCGAACTTCCAAGTTTGTTCGCTGTGGCGGGACCATCAATGGGGTCAATGCAAGCACTCGAGTGGGCCGCACGATTTCCAGATTACGTGCGGCGCGTGATTGGTGTTATCGGCGGAGGCCTCCACACTGAACCGTATCTGATCGGCCTTCTTCGGCAGTGGTGTGCGCCAATCTATCTGGACCCCAAATTCAAAAATGGGTTCTACGATCCCCTGAACCCGCCGCAGGCAGGACTTGCGGCTGCATTTGAACTCGTCACCCTGACCGCTTTGTCGCCTCAATGGGCCAACCGCGCTTTCGCGCGTCGTGCCGCAAGTTCCGACACTCCTCCTGAAAATCACCTGGCAAACATGTTCTCCGTAGAGAACGCACTGGCAGTCACTGCGCAATCAAGGGCGCAAATCGCAGATGCAAATAGCTTTCTTCGCATCGCAAAAGCGGTTCAGCTTTTCGACCTAACTCCGTTGAAGGACCGACTGAAGGCTAGAATTTTGTGGATTCCTGCCAAGTGCGATCTCTTACTCTTCCCTGAGTACGCCGAACGAGGGATAACTTCTCTTCGAGAGCTTGGCCTCGAAGTGAACACCCACCTACTTGAAACAGAGGGTGGTCATCTCGACGGACTCGGCGAAATTAAAGCTGCGTCAGCCGAAATCTCGAAGTTTTTAGCCTATTAG
- a CDS encoding Crp/Fnr family transcriptional regulator, which yields MSSAPGGSRTIKKGEVIFKEGDKVQNLFLVQSGQVAVQIVRGRPIDLFNIGPNQVLGDYILTGISTHPFHAVATAETKVLELPLEAVKAQVEACPQVVKLLTKSSLDRLKGLQNELKSVRLERDSQACPPDQLAKIFATVYHVSRYKGEVKKDGSLEVSWHLMKQYAQRLFLESPKRLEAAVKIFVKLKLASLTMQKNAEDPEAPEEIASVTFKNVEIVEWVSEHWQYYYFKGGKTELLKTDEKVMQVVAALVAYGAELEADRNGAVRIEFSQIVERFKSESGITLNADFFGVIENKGLFVKRVSTDKGVLIQFEYKEFARWSQIWTVLKEIEKWNEKGTVDPDELAFDPRKFQKAAAGNHCPSCGHGYEGAPKFCGECGQKLTVAA from the coding sequence ATGTCCAGTGCTCCTGGTGGATCGCGTACAATTAAAAAGGGTGAAGTGATTTTCAAGGAAGGGGACAAGGTGCAAAACCTTTTTCTCGTTCAGTCGGGTCAAGTTGCCGTTCAAATCGTGCGTGGTAGGCCAATCGATCTTTTCAACATCGGTCCCAATCAGGTTCTGGGAGATTACATTTTAACGGGAATTTCCACTCATCCGTTCCATGCCGTCGCGACTGCAGAAACCAAAGTGCTTGAATTGCCTTTGGAAGCCGTCAAGGCACAGGTTGAAGCTTGCCCGCAGGTCGTTAAGCTGCTGACAAAGTCCTCTCTGGATCGACTTAAAGGTCTGCAAAACGAATTGAAGTCAGTTCGTCTAGAGCGCGACAGTCAGGCCTGTCCTCCAGATCAGTTGGCGAAAATTTTCGCAACTGTTTACCACGTCTCACGATACAAAGGTGAAGTGAAGAAGGACGGTTCACTGGAAGTGTCCTGGCATTTGATGAAGCAGTATGCGCAGCGCCTATTTTTAGAATCTCCTAAGCGCTTAGAGGCCGCGGTAAAAATATTTGTGAAGCTGAAACTAGCTTCCCTCACGATGCAGAAAAACGCCGAGGATCCGGAAGCGCCTGAGGAAATAGCGTCGGTCACGTTCAAAAACGTTGAGATCGTTGAGTGGGTTTCAGAACATTGGCAATACTACTATTTTAAAGGCGGGAAAACCGAGCTTTTGAAAACTGACGAAAAGGTTATGCAGGTCGTAGCAGCGCTGGTGGCATACGGCGCCGAGCTTGAAGCTGATAGAAATGGAGCGGTTCGAATTGAGTTCTCGCAAATCGTCGAACGCTTCAAAAGCGAAAGCGGCATAACGTTGAACGCTGATTTTTTCGGCGTCATCGAAAACAAAGGTTTATTCGTCAAACGAGTTTCCACCGACAAGGGTGTTCTTATCCAATTCGAATATAAGGAATTCGCGCGCTGGAGTCAGATATGGACCGTGTTGAAGGAAATCGAAAAGTGGAATGAAAAAGGCACTGTCGACCCTGATGAGCTCGCCTTCGATCCACGAAAGTTTCAAAAAGCTGCGGCAGGCAATCACTGTCCCAGCTGCGGGCACGGGTATGAAGGTGCTCCAAAATTTTGTGGTGAGTGCGGACAAAAGCTCACCGTCGCGGCTTAA
- a CDS encoding 3-hydroxybutyrate dehydrogenase, whose translation MSSSTTPHVLITGSTSGIGWGLAKGFAAKGYSVTINGLGEAAAIEKLLVELKSSYGIKAWYSNANMAKPAEVRQMILDAEATAGGLEVLINNAGIQHVAAVEDFPEEKWDAILAINLSSAFHSTKAAIPGMKKRGFGRLINVASVHGLVASPFKSAYVAAKHGIIGLTKSIALELADTPLTCNAICPGYVRTPLVDGQIAQQAAAHGISEERVIRDVILAAQPKKEFIEIEALSDVALLLAGPSGRAITGIAMTLDGGWTAR comes from the coding sequence ATGAGCAGTTCGACAACACCCCACGTCTTAATTACAGGTTCAACGAGTGGAATCGGCTGGGGATTGGCCAAAGGATTTGCGGCAAAAGGCTACAGTGTCACCATCAACGGCCTCGGCGAAGCAGCGGCAATTGAAAAACTCCTCGTTGAATTAAAATCTAGTTACGGAATTAAGGCGTGGTACTCGAATGCGAATATGGCAAAGCCAGCCGAAGTGCGCCAGATGATTTTGGACGCAGAGGCGACTGCTGGTGGCCTTGAAGTATTGATCAACAACGCAGGAATTCAACACGTGGCAGCAGTTGAGGATTTTCCAGAAGAGAAATGGGACGCCATTTTGGCAATTAATCTGTCGAGTGCTTTTCATTCAACCAAGGCTGCAATTCCGGGGATGAAGAAGCGAGGCTTTGGGCGATTGATCAATGTTGCTTCCGTCCATGGACTTGTGGCGTCTCCGTTTAAATCGGCTTACGTGGCGGCGAAACATGGAATCATCGGGTTAACTAAATCCATAGCGCTGGAGCTAGCGGACACACCGCTGACCTGCAATGCGATTTGCCCCGGTTATGTTCGAACGCCATTGGTCGATGGTCAAATCGCGCAACAGGCAGCGGCCCATGGAATATCTGAAGAACGCGTCATCAGAGATGTGATTTTAGCGGCACAGCCAAAGAAGGAATTCATCGAAATTGAAGCACTATCAGACGTGGCCCTTTTGCTCGCAGGCCCTTCTGGTCGCGCCATCACAGGGATCGCAATGACCCTCGACGGCGGCTGGACCGCCCGATAG
- a CDS encoding DUF1499 domain-containing protein, protein MIKIFHTTKAVLISVSTLAASTGCSVFSNWDNRLGPSDSTYLGGRLAPCPDKPNCVSTQATDREQLIVPFTYSKPLPEAKEALRAVLNKMPRTDIRKEDGVYLHVEFRTAVMRFVDDIEFLFDEQTKTLQFRSASRVGYSDWNVNRKRMEEIRNQMLGKM, encoded by the coding sequence ATGATAAAAATTTTCCATACTACAAAAGCGGTTCTTATTTCGGTCTCTACGCTCGCTGCATCCACCGGATGTAGCGTGTTTTCTAATTGGGATAATCGGCTTGGCCCCAGTGATTCCACTTACCTCGGAGGGCGACTTGCACCTTGCCCCGACAAGCCTAACTGTGTTTCGACACAGGCAACTGATCGCGAACAGCTGATCGTTCCCTTTACCTATTCCAAACCGCTACCGGAGGCGAAAGAGGCTCTGCGGGCAGTTTTAAATAAAATGCCAAGAACCGATATTCGCAAAGAAGATGGGGTCTATTTGCACGTCGAATTTCGAACCGCTGTGATGCGCTTTGTAGACGATATTGAGTTCTTGTTTGATGAACAAACAAAAACTCTTCAATTTCGCAGTGCTTCGCGCGTCGGCTATAGTGACTGGAACGTCAATCGCAAGCGAATGGAAGAGATCCGCAATCAGATGCTAGGGAAAATGTAG